One window from the genome of Pseudomonas frederiksbergensis encodes:
- the rhtB gene encoding homoserine/homoserine lactone efflux protein → MLLETWLAFFAACWVISLSPGAGAIASMSSGLQYGFWRGYWNALGLQLGLALQIAIVAAGVGAILTASSTAFYAIKWFGVAYLVYLGVKQWRAIPGDLSDDAAVRPIGKPLALVFRGFLVNISNPKALVFMLAVLPQFIDPHAPLVKQYLILGVTMVCVDLIVMAGYTGLASKVLRLLRTPKQQRRMNRTFAGLFIGAAGLLATIRKAAV, encoded by the coding sequence ATGTTGCTAGAAACGTGGCTGGCGTTTTTTGCCGCTTGTTGGGTTATCAGTCTGTCACCGGGCGCCGGTGCCATTGCCTCGATGTCCAGTGGTCTTCAGTACGGCTTCTGGCGTGGCTACTGGAATGCCTTGGGCCTGCAATTGGGCCTGGCACTGCAAATCGCGATCGTCGCGGCAGGCGTCGGCGCAATCCTTACCGCATCGTCCACCGCGTTCTACGCCATCAAATGGTTCGGCGTGGCCTATCTGGTCTACCTGGGCGTCAAGCAATGGCGGGCGATTCCCGGCGACCTCAGCGACGACGCGGCTGTTCGGCCCATCGGCAAGCCCCTGGCGTTGGTGTTTCGCGGTTTCCTGGTGAACATCAGCAACCCCAAGGCCCTGGTGTTCATGCTCGCGGTGCTGCCGCAGTTCATCGATCCTCACGCACCCCTGGTCAAGCAATACCTGATCCTGGGCGTGACCATGGTTTGTGTCGATCTGATTGTCATGGCCGGGTATACCGGATTGGCGTCCAAGGTACTGCGCCTGTTGCGTACTCCCAAGCAGCAACGGCGGATGAACCGGACCTTTGCCGGATTGTTCATTGGTGCGGCGGGCTTGCTGGCGACGATCCGCAAGGCTGCGGTGTAG
- a CDS encoding cytochrome c/FTR1 family iron permease, with amino-acid sequence MAAPFRFLAWLALPLLALCSADLLADTAEGAPQALHLLDYIGADYPATVEAGNVIDDSEYREQMEFTQVLEGLIAALPNKPEKAELTQGIGTLRGAISDRRDGNDVARLARQLGARLAVAYEVSQAPIITPDPARGAPLYAQNCSVCHGDAGAGDGPAGVGLEPPPSNLRDGQRLDRLSLYAIYNTLGMGVEGTDMPAFADQLDDRQRWDLATYIASFSADPAAAKSELTYNLADLARQTPAEVLAAQGPAAAATFRAQRAQPPQVQRGPAQLLDYTATTLDKSIAAYRAGDHDQAYDLSVAAYLEGFELVESSLDNVDATVRKDTEKALMAFRQSLQDGLPVDQAQQRLDAAKAKLKESAGLLGGDGLSWSLSYISGLLILLREGLEAILVLAAILAFLRNTGQQSAVRSVNIGWGLALLAGLATWGLAAYVIDVSGAQRELLEGATALFASVMVLWLGVWMHDRRHAAAWQDYIKSSLVGGGGRFGFAILAFFSVYRELFEVILFYETLWLQAGPAGHDAVLAGGATALVLLVGLAWVILRGSAKLPLALFFSINAALLCALSVVFAGHGVKALQEAGIFGTRPVAFFEFDWLGIHADAYSLAAQVVAILAIVVLYGRSWVAEKRRVPVS; translated from the coding sequence ATGGCTGCCCCGTTTCGTTTCCTCGCCTGGCTAGCGCTGCCGTTGCTGGCGTTATGCAGCGCCGATCTGCTGGCTGACACTGCCGAAGGCGCCCCTCAGGCCCTGCATTTGTTGGATTACATCGGGGCGGATTACCCGGCGACTGTCGAGGCGGGAAACGTCATCGACGACTCCGAATACCGCGAGCAAATGGAGTTCACCCAGGTACTGGAAGGGCTGATCGCTGCGCTGCCGAACAAGCCGGAAAAGGCTGAATTGACCCAGGGTATTGGTACTCTGCGCGGTGCTATCAGCGACCGCCGGGACGGCAACGACGTCGCCCGCCTGGCACGGCAATTGGGGGCAAGGCTGGCGGTGGCGTATGAAGTCAGCCAGGCGCCGATCATTACCCCGGACCCGGCACGCGGCGCGCCGCTGTATGCCCAGAATTGCTCGGTTTGCCATGGAGACGCCGGTGCTGGCGATGGTCCGGCCGGCGTCGGCCTGGAGCCGCCGCCCTCGAACCTGCGTGACGGCCAGCGCCTGGATCGGCTGAGCCTCTATGCGATCTACAACACCCTGGGCATGGGCGTCGAGGGCACGGACATGCCGGCCTTCGCCGATCAGCTCGACGATCGCCAACGCTGGGACCTGGCGACTTACATTGCCAGCTTCAGCGCCGACCCGGCTGCGGCCAAAAGCGAGCTGACCTACAACCTCGCCGACCTTGCCCGCCAGACCCCAGCCGAAGTCCTCGCAGCCCAAGGGCCTGCGGCAGCGGCGACATTCCGCGCCCAACGTGCCCAGCCGCCGCAAGTACAGCGCGGCCCGGCCCAATTGCTCGACTACACCGCCACGACGTTGGATAAAAGCATCGCGGCGTATCGTGCGGGTGATCATGACCAGGCCTACGATCTGTCCGTCGCGGCTTATCTGGAAGGCTTCGAACTGGTGGAAAGCTCCCTCGATAACGTCGACGCCACGGTGCGCAAAGACACTGAAAAGGCCTTGATGGCTTTCCGTCAGTCCTTGCAGGATGGCTTGCCCGTGGACCAGGCCCAGCAGCGCCTGGACGCGGCCAAGGCCAAGTTGAAGGAGTCCGCCGGCCTGTTGGGTGGCGATGGCTTGAGTTGGTCGTTGAGCTACATCTCCGGCTTGCTGATTCTGTTGCGCGAAGGCCTGGAAGCGATCTTGGTGCTGGCGGCGATCCTGGCGTTCTTGCGCAACACCGGCCAACAGTCGGCGGTTCGCAGCGTCAACATCGGTTGGGGATTGGCATTGCTTGCCGGCCTGGCGACGTGGGGATTGGCGGCGTATGTGATCGATGTCAGCGGCGCCCAGCGGGAATTGCTTGAAGGCGCCACGGCACTGTTCGCCAGCGTGATGGTGTTGTGGCTGGGTGTCTGGATGCACGACCGGCGCCACGCAGCGGCCTGGCAGGACTACATCAAGAGCAGCCTGGTGGGCGGCGGTGGCCGGTTCGGATTCGCGATCCTGGCGTTTTTCTCGGTCTATCGCGAATTGTTCGAAGTGATCCTGTTCTACGAGACCTTGTGGCTGCAAGCGGGACCCGCCGGCCATGACGCCGTGTTGGCTGGCGGCGCGACGGCGTTGGTGTTGCTGGTCGGGTTGGCCTGGGTGATCTTGCGTGGTTCGGCGAAACTGCCGTTGGCGCTGTTCTTCAGCATCAATGCCGCGTTGCTCTGTGCGCTGTCGGTGGTGTTCGCCGGCCATGGCGTGAAAGCATTGCAGGAGGCCGGGATCTTTGGCACGCGGCCGGTGGCGTTCTTCGAGTTCGATTGGCTGGGCATTCATGCCGATGCTTACTCGCTGGCCGCACAAGTGGTGGCTATCCTGGCGATCGTGGTGCTGTACGGGCGCAGTTGGGTCGCAGAAAAACGTCGCGTGCCGGTTTCCTGA
- a CDS encoding FKBP-type peptidyl-prolyl cis-trans isomerase — MSRHLFLLLCMVFPVAQATEKTNANDARDLAYSLGASLGERLRQDVPDLEIQALVEGLQQAYLGKPLALEDERIERILAEHQAQLTAQAAPAQDVAALKTEQKFLSDEKGRPGVQQLPDGILLTELKPGSGAKAGPHGKVQVLYVGRLPDGTVFDSNHQAQWFNLDSVIDGWRSALPQMPVGAKWRLVIPSALAYGAEGAGDVIPPFTPLVFEIELLGAAT; from the coding sequence ATGTCGCGTCACCTTTTTTTACTTCTTTGCATGGTTTTCCCCGTGGCCCAGGCCACCGAAAAAACCAACGCAAACGACGCCCGGGACCTGGCCTACAGTCTGGGCGCGAGCCTGGGGGAACGCCTGCGCCAAGACGTGCCCGACCTGGAGATCCAAGCCTTGGTCGAGGGCCTGCAACAGGCTTACCTGGGCAAGCCGCTTGCGTTGGAGGATGAACGCATCGAACGCATCCTGGCCGAACACCAGGCGCAGTTGACGGCGCAAGCGGCACCCGCCCAGGACGTAGCGGCGCTAAAGACCGAGCAGAAATTTCTCAGCGATGAGAAAGGCCGGCCTGGTGTCCAGCAGTTGCCGGACGGCATCCTGCTGACCGAACTAAAGCCAGGCAGTGGCGCGAAAGCCGGCCCCCACGGCAAAGTCCAAGTGTTGTATGTCGGTCGGTTGCCGGACGGCACCGTGTTCGATTCCAACCATCAGGCGCAGTGGTTCAACCTTGATAGCGTGATCGATGGCTGGCGCAGCGCACTGCCGCAGATGCCGGTAGGCGCGAAGTGGCGACTGGTGATTCCTTCAGCCCTGGCCTATGGCGCCGAAGGTGCCGGAGACGTGATCCCGCCTTTCACGCCCCTGGTCTTTGAAATCGAACTGCTGGGCGCGGCGACCTGA
- a CDS encoding ATP-binding cassette domain-containing protein, with translation MIRLQNLTLQRGPQRLLEDAELTLHAGHKAGLIGANGAGKSSLFALLRGELHPDSGDCFLPADWRIAHMRQEVDTLERLAVDYVLDGDLRLRQVQSDLAAAEAAHDGAAQARLHSELDSADGYTADARARKLLAGLGFTNEQMDRQVGDFSGGWRMRLNLAQALMCPSDLLLLDEPTNHLDLDAIIWLEDWLKSYPGTLLLISHDRDFLDAVVDHVAHVDQRKLTLYRGGYSAFERARAERLAQQQQAYEKQQAQRAHMESYIARFKAQATKARQAQSRIKALERMEELSAAHVDSPFDFVFRESSKISSPLIDLSDARLGYGDKTVLEKVKLQLTPGARIGLLGPNGAGKSTLIKNLSGELEPLAGRLTRGENTVVGYFAQHQLDSLDAKASPLLHLQRLAPTEREQTLRDFLGGFDFRGARIDEPVLNFSGGEKARLALALIAWGRPNLLLLDEPTNHLDLEMRLALTMALQEFSGAVLVVSHDRHLLKSTTDNFYLVADGKVEEFDGDLEDYARWLVDYRQRNAPVSSTPVNPDKTDKKAQRQAAAALRQQLAPHKREADKLEAELGKLHEKLQKIETSLGDSGLYEAARKDELRDLLAEQAKLKVREAELEEAWMQALELLENLQAELEALS, from the coding sequence ATGATTCGACTTCAGAACCTGACTTTACAGCGTGGCCCGCAACGTCTGCTAGAAGACGCCGAGCTGACCCTGCACGCCGGCCACAAAGCTGGCCTCATCGGTGCCAACGGCGCCGGCAAATCGAGCCTGTTCGCCTTGTTGCGCGGCGAGTTGCACCCGGATTCCGGCGACTGCTTCCTGCCTGCGGACTGGCGCATCGCCCACATGCGCCAGGAGGTCGATACTCTCGAACGCCTGGCGGTGGACTACGTACTCGATGGCGACCTGCGCCTGCGTCAGGTGCAAAGTGACCTGGCGGCGGCCGAAGCGGCCCACGATGGTGCCGCACAGGCCCGACTGCATTCGGAACTCGACAGTGCCGATGGCTACACCGCCGATGCCCGCGCGCGTAAATTGCTCGCCGGCCTGGGCTTCACCAATGAGCAGATGGACCGTCAGGTCGGCGATTTCTCCGGCGGCTGGCGGATGCGCCTGAACCTGGCGCAGGCCCTTATGTGCCCGTCGGACCTGTTGTTGCTCGACGAACCGACCAACCACTTGGACCTCGACGCGATCATCTGGCTCGAAGACTGGCTCAAGAGTTATCCCGGCACGCTGCTGCTGATCTCCCATGACCGGGATTTCCTCGACGCCGTCGTGGATCACGTCGCCCATGTCGACCAGCGCAAGCTCACCTTGTACCGTGGCGGCTACAGCGCCTTCGAGCGCGCCCGCGCCGAACGCCTGGCACAGCAACAGCAAGCCTACGAGAAGCAGCAGGCCCAGCGGGCGCACATGGAAAGCTACATCGCCCGCTTCAAGGCCCAGGCCACGAAGGCCCGCCAGGCGCAGAGCCGGATCAAGGCGCTGGAGCGGATGGAAGAGCTGTCGGCGGCCCACGTCGATTCGCCATTCGATTTTGTTTTCCGCGAGTCGTCGAAGATTTCCAGCCCACTGATCGACTTGTCCGATGCGCGACTGGGCTATGGCGATAAAACCGTGCTGGAAAAGGTCAAGCTGCAACTGACTCCTGGTGCGCGGATCGGTCTGTTGGGGCCTAACGGTGCCGGTAAGTCGACCCTGATCAAAAACCTGTCCGGTGAGCTCGAGCCTTTGGCCGGGCGCCTGACGCGGGGTGAAAACACCGTCGTTGGCTACTTCGCCCAGCATCAGTTGGACTCCCTCGATGCCAAGGCCAGCCCACTGCTGCACTTGCAGCGCCTGGCGCCAACCGAGCGCGAGCAGACACTCAGGGATTTCCTCGGCGGTTTCGATTTTCGCGGGGCGCGCATCGACGAACCGGTGTTGAATTTCTCCGGTGGCGAGAAGGCGCGTCTGGCGCTGGCGTTGATCGCCTGGGGACGGCCGAATCTGCTGCTGCTCGACGAACCGACCAACCATCTGGACCTGGAGATGCGCCTGGCCCTGACCATGGCCTTGCAGGAGTTCAGTGGCGCGGTGCTGGTGGTCTCCCACGACCGGCACTTGCTCAAGAGCACGACGGACAATTTCTATCTGGTTGCAGACGGCAAGGTCGAAGAGTTCGACGGTGATCTGGAGGACTATGCGCGCTGGCTGGTGGATTATCGCCAACGCAACGCACCGGTCAGCAGCACGCCGGTAAACCCGGACAAGACCGACAAGAAAGCACAGCGCCAGGCCGCCGCGGCGTTGCGTCAGCAACTAGCGCCGCACAAGCGCGAGGCCGACAAGCTCGAAGCCGAGCTGGGCAAGCTGCATGAAAAGCTGCAAAAAATCGAAACCAGCCTCGGTGACAGTGGTCTCTACGAGGCAGCACGCAAGGATGAGCTGCGTGACCTGCTGGCCGAACAGGCCAAGCTGAAGGTTCGGGAAGCGGAACTTGAGGAGGCGTGGATGCAAGCCCTGGAGTTGCTGGAAAACCTGCAAGCGGAGCTGGAGGCGTTGTCCTGA
- a CDS encoding AlgP family protein: MSATKKPVNTPLHLLQQLSGSLLEHLENACSQALADAEKLLAKLEKQRGKAQEKLHKSRTKLQDAATAGKAKAQAKAKDAMKELEDLLDALKDRQSETRSYILQLKRDAQESLKLAQGVGRVQEAAGKALSLRAAKPAVVSAKKPAAKPVAAKTATKVAAKPVTKPAVKKPVAASAVKPVAKKPAAKAAAKPVVKAAAKPVAAKPAAKVAAKPAAKTAAAKPAATKATAAKPAVKAAAKPAAKPAAKPAATKAAAAKPVAAKPAAKSPAKPAAAKAPAKVVAKPAAKPAAAKPAATKPAAAKPAAKPAAKPAVKKPAAAKPAAAKPATAPVAKPAAPAPAATPAPTTGTPAPALNPSVATAPSTTPTRAS, encoded by the coding sequence ATGTCGGCCACCAAGAAGCCTGTAAACACTCCGTTGCACTTGCTCCAACAACTGTCGGGCAGCTTGCTCGAGCATCTGGAAAATGCCTGCTCCCAAGCCCTGGCTGATGCTGAAAAATTGCTCGCCAAGCTGGAAAAACAACGCGGCAAGGCGCAGGAAAAACTGCACAAGTCGCGCACCAAGCTGCAAGACGCAGCAACTGCCGGCAAGGCCAAGGCACAAGCCAAGGCCAAGGACGCCATGAAAGAGCTCGAGGACCTGCTCGATGCCCTGAAGGATCGTCAGTCCGAAACCCGTTCCTACATCCTGCAACTCAAGCGTGACGCCCAGGAAAGCCTGAAGCTGGCCCAAGGTGTCGGCCGCGTCCAGGAAGCCGCAGGCAAGGCGCTGTCTCTTCGCGCGGCCAAACCTGCCGTTGTATCGGCCAAGAAGCCGGCGGCTAAACCTGTCGCGGCAAAAACCGCAACCAAGGTGGCGGCCAAGCCAGTCACTAAACCTGCCGTGAAGAAACCGGTCGCTGCCAGCGCAGTGAAACCCGTTGCGAAAAAGCCAGCCGCCAAGGCTGCCGCCAAGCCTGTCGTGAAAGCAGCAGCCAAACCTGTCGCCGCCAAGCCTGCTGCAAAAGTGGCCGCCAAGCCCGCCGCTAAAACCGCCGCTGCCAAGCCCGCTGCAACGAAAGCCACCGCTGCCAAACCGGCTGTCAAAGCGGCCGCCAAACCCGCTGCGAAGCCGGCTGCCAAGCCAGCGGCGACCAAGGCCGCTGCTGCAAAACCTGTCGCTGCCAAGCCTGCTGCGAAATCGCCGGCCAAACCCGCTGCTGCCAAGGCGCCTGCCAAAGTTGTGGCTAAGCCTGCGGCTAAACCGGCTGCGGCCAAGCCTGCGGCGACCAAGCCGGCCGCTGCCAAACCTGCAGCCAAGCCCGCTGCGAAGCCAGCCGTGAAAAAGCCGGCCGCTGCCAAGCCTGCCGCTGCAAAACCGGCAACTGCTCCGGTTGCCAAACCTGCCGCGCCAGCCCCAGCGGCGACCCCTGCGCCCACGACCGGCACGCCAGCACCGGCGCTGAACCCGAGCGTAGCCACCGCCCCAAGCACCACTCCAACCCGCGCTTCCTAA
- a CDS encoding mechanosensitive ion channel family protein encodes MEALSLPIPVMWIEPIWLGVQILLILLVGYVAQRFVARFLTGLGERYPLPTQLVIILRGVLRWLIMGSAVLVALERLGVSATVLWTALSGFVAVAAVAFFAIWSVLSNLLCAILIYTVGPFRLGDVVELVEATDKPGIKGRVVAINLLYTTLIEPEELGTGSSMVQVPNSLFFQRSVRRWRGSEAFPVGGFVE; translated from the coding sequence ATGGAAGCGTTGTCCTTGCCCATACCTGTCATGTGGATCGAACCGATCTGGCTCGGTGTGCAAATCCTGCTGATCCTGTTGGTAGGTTATGTTGCCCAGCGTTTCGTCGCGCGTTTCCTCACGGGGCTCGGCGAGCGCTATCCATTGCCGACCCAACTGGTGATCATTCTGCGTGGCGTGCTGCGCTGGTTGATCATGGGCAGTGCCGTGCTGGTGGCGCTGGAACGCCTCGGTGTCTCGGCCACGGTGCTGTGGACTGCGCTGTCGGGCTTCGTTGCCGTTGCGGCGGTCGCGTTCTTCGCCATCTGGAGCGTGTTGTCGAACCTGCTTTGCGCGATCCTGATCTACACCGTCGGGCCGTTCCGTCTCGGCGACGTGGTCGAGCTGGTGGAGGCGACCGACAAGCCTGGCATCAAGGGGCGGGTGGTGGCGATCAATCTGCTCTACACCACGTTGATCGAGCCCGAGGAACTCGGCACCGGCAGCTCCATGGTGCAGGTGCCCAATAGCCTGTTCTTCCAGCGGTCGGTGCGGCGCTGGCGCGGCAGCGAGGCGTTCCCGGTTGGCGGTTTCGTCGAATAG
- the lpoB gene encoding penicillin-binding protein activator LpoB, producing the protein MFLRISFLALAALLVSGCANNSPVLGNKNISYGDTKAVETVTNEFGSTDLQMIAESMTRSLAQSGVLQGRPVVQVYDVKNKTSEYIDTREITTSIKTQLMKTGAARFASDNNAMDSQVDQLKLQNQSGLYKKSTVAKTGNMIAAKYRIEGSISSIVKRSEDYKDVFYKFSLQLIDVESGLAEWMDEKEIRKTTER; encoded by the coding sequence ATGTTCCTACGCATTTCCTTCCTCGCCCTCGCCGCCCTGCTCGTCAGCGGCTGCGCCAACAACTCGCCGGTGCTGGGCAACAAGAACATCAGCTATGGCGATACCAAGGCCGTGGAAACCGTCACCAACGAATTCGGCTCCACCGATCTGCAAATGATCGCCGAATCCATGACCCGCTCCCTCGCCCAGTCCGGCGTGCTGCAGGGCCGTCCGGTGGTCCAGGTCTATGACGTGAAGAACAAGACCAGCGAGTACATCGATACCCGGGAAATCACCACCAGCATCAAGACCCAACTGATGAAGACCGGCGCCGCGCGCTTCGCCAGCGACAACAACGCCATGGACAGCCAGGTCGACCAGCTGAAGTTGCAGAACCAGAGCGGCTTGTACAAAAAGAGCACCGTGGCCAAGACCGGCAACATGATCGCCGCCAAATATCGCATCGAGGGCTCCATCAGCTCGATCGTCAAGCGCAGCGAAGACTACAAGGACGTGTTCTACAAATTCAGCCTGCAACTGATCGACGTCGAAAGTGGCCTGGCCGAATGGATGGACGAAAAAGAAATCCGCAAGACCACGGAGCGTTAA
- a CDS encoding Rsd/AlgQ family anti-sigma factor, protein MLESCQNAQERWGGVHLLIDRWLQERHELVRAYDALGDKPEALSESRKPLQEFCGVLVDYVSAGHFEIYEQLTGEAKAFNDKRGLELADTIYPRIDVITEKLLAFNDLCDEGKCVAEKFKELGGLLHERFELEDCLIEVLHNAHKEEAAVQA, encoded by the coding sequence ATGCTCGAAAGTTGTCAGAATGCTCAGGAACGCTGGGGTGGGGTGCATCTGCTGATCGACCGCTGGTTGCAGGAGCGTCATGAACTGGTTCGAGCCTATGATGCGCTTGGCGACAAGCCTGAGGCACTGAGTGAAAGCCGCAAGCCCCTGCAGGAGTTTTGCGGTGTGCTGGTGGACTATGTATCCGCCGGTCATTTCGAGATCTACGAGCAACTGACGGGCGAGGCCAAGGCCTTCAACGACAAGCGCGGCCTGGAACTGGCCGACACGATTTATCCGCGCATCGATGTCATCACCGAGAAGCTGCTGGCCTTCAATGACCTGTGCGATGAGGGCAAATGCGTAGCGGAAAAATTCAAGGAGTTGGGCGGCTTGTTGCACGAACGTTTCGAACTGGAAGATTGCCTGATCGAAGTCCTGCACAACGCTCACAAGGAAGAAGCTGCGGTCCAGGCCTGA
- a CDS encoding YcfL family protein — MRFKLIAVGALALLAGCATPPPPEPGSAASKVVAMGKTKNIVVGAMRVARENGYMTVSVQLSNTSFNNKNMYYRFAWLGPEGFPIAEEESWKSLTLYGEQTRFLPAIAPTPKAVDFRLEINTP, encoded by the coding sequence ATGCGTTTTAAACTGATCGCCGTTGGCGCCCTGGCCTTGCTGGCCGGTTGCGCCACCCCACCGCCACCGGAGCCGGGCAGCGCCGCCAGCAAGGTCGTGGCGATGGGCAAGACCAAGAACATCGTGGTCGGCGCCATGCGCGTCGCCCGGGAAAACGGCTACATGACCGTCAGCGTGCAGCTGAGCAATACCAGCTTCAACAACAAGAACATGTACTACCGCTTCGCCTGGCTGGGGCCGGAAGGCTTCCCCATTGCGGAGGAGGAAAGCTGGAAAAGCCTGACGCTTTACGGCGAACAGACCCGCTTCCTGCCGGCCATCGCACCGACGCCCAAGGCTGTGGATTTCCGCTTGGAAATCAACACGCCGTAA
- a CDS encoding TIGR02444 family protein: MSSDLWSFSINLYAKPGVESACLALQADGANVCLVLCGLWLEQRGVSCDEQKLQQLQHLAAPWDTSVVQPLRALRTQWKKPALEDPRLGGLREQIKKLELEAERLLLERLEATAKDWPTGQAADSAQWLRKLAGPANRDALQQLRVAVSGA; the protein is encoded by the coding sequence ATGTCCTCTGATCTGTGGAGCTTTTCAATCAACCTCTATGCCAAGCCCGGCGTGGAATCTGCGTGCCTGGCCTTGCAAGCGGATGGCGCGAATGTCTGCCTGGTGCTCTGTGGGTTGTGGTTGGAGCAACGCGGTGTGAGCTGTGATGAGCAAAAGCTCCAGCAGCTTCAGCATCTGGCCGCCCCCTGGGACACCAGCGTCGTGCAGCCATTGCGGGCATTGCGCACCCAATGGAAAAAACCCGCGCTAGAAGATCCGAGACTGGGTGGATTGCGAGAACAGATCAAGAAACTGGAACTGGAAGCCGAACGGCTATTGCTTGAGCGGCTGGAGGCAACCGCCAAGGACTGGCCGACGGGACAAGCTGCGGATTCAGCGCAATGGTTGCGAAAGCTTGCCGGCCCAGCCAACCGCGACGCGCTGCAGCAGCTGCGCGTCGCGGTCTCCGGCGCTTAG
- a CDS encoding COG3014 family protein, which produces MATRAYFSVALCATTLLSGCSAFRNYDSELAQTNQQLASGNVDAALTLLEKNNSSQDKDLLYFFEKGELLRAKGDLSGSQTAWTNADQQVGQWEDAVKLDTAKYLAQFGSFLVNDKVRRYEGYDYEKVMLTTQMALNLLAVNDFDGARLQIKKTHEREAVIADLRDKEYLKREEDAEKQGVKTEYKDLKGYPVASLDAPEVVSLKNSYQSAFSHYLAGFVYEALGEKDLAAPGYRKAAELRPNTPLLEQALLNLDKPAAKGDDSDILIVVQSGLAPSRDSIRIPLPLPISGNVVITPLSFPLIKPDTSTATFAQIGVDGRQLDLTQLNSTTAMSRRALRDDMPGIILRTTVRAVTRGVAQKQINETNPLAGLAVGITSAVLEGADTRTWRTLPDYTQVVRLRLKKGEHQVTLPSAVGGSVVKVKVDQRYQVISLRAVGNQVFAGGLAAQVIPSANPTAIALKQP; this is translated from the coding sequence ATGGCAACCCGTGCCTATTTCTCGGTCGCCCTCTGCGCGACCACGCTGCTGTCCGGCTGTTCGGCCTTTCGCAACTACGACAGTGAGCTGGCCCAGACCAATCAACAGCTGGCCTCTGGCAACGTCGACGCCGCATTGACCCTGCTCGAAAAGAACAACAGCAGCCAGGACAAAGACCTGCTTTATTTCTTCGAAAAGGGTGAGCTGCTGCGCGCCAAGGGCGACTTGTCCGGCAGCCAGACGGCCTGGACCAATGCCGACCAACAGGTCGGCCAGTGGGAAGACGCGGTCAAGCTCGACACAGCCAAATATCTCGCGCAGTTCGGCAGTTTCCTGGTCAACGACAAGGTTCGGCGCTACGAGGGATATGACTATGAAAAGGTCATGCTCACCACGCAGATGGCCCTGAACCTGCTGGCCGTGAATGACTTCGACGGCGCTCGGTTGCAGATCAAGAAGACCCACGAGCGCGAGGCGGTGATCGCCGACCTGCGGGACAAGGAATACCTCAAGCGCGAGGAAGATGCCGAGAAACAAGGGGTCAAGACCGAGTACAAGGACCTCAAGGGTTACCCGGTCGCCAGCCTGGACGCGCCGGAAGTGGTCAGCCTGAAAAACAGTTACCAGAGCGCGTTCAGCCATTACCTGGCAGGCTTCGTCTACGAGGCGCTGGGTGAAAAAGACCTGGCCGCGCCGGGTTACCGCAAAGCCGCCGAACTGCGGCCCAACACCCCGCTGCTGGAACAGGCACTGCTCAACCTCGACAAGCCTGCCGCCAAGGGCGACGACAGCGACATCCTGATCGTGGTGCAGAGCGGTCTCGCGCCGTCCCGGGATTCGATCCGTATCCCGCTGCCCCTGCCCATCAGCGGCAACGTTGTCATCACACCGCTGTCGTTCCCGCTGATCAAGCCGGACACCTCCACCGCCACGTTCGCCCAGATCGGCGTCGACGGTCGGCAACTGGACCTGACCCAACTCAACAGCACCACGGCCATGTCGCGCAGGGCCCTGCGTGATGACATGCCGGGGATCATCCTGCGCACCACCGTGCGCGCGGTGACTCGTGGCGTGGCGCAAAAGCAGATCAACGAAACCAACCCCCTGGCCGGCCTGGCCGTGGGCATTACCTCGGCCGTGCTTGAAGGCGCGGATACCAGGACCTGGCGCACCCTCCCGGACTACACCCAGGTGGTGCGCCTGCGCCTGAAGAAAGGCGAGCACCAGGTCACCTTGCCAAGCGCGGTAGGCGGCTCGGTCGTCAAGGTCAAGGTCGATCAGCGATACCAGGTCATCAGCCTGCGGGCGGTGGGTAACCAGGTATTCGCCGGCGGCCTGGCGGCCCAGGTCATCCCGAGCGCCAATCCCACCGCCATCGCACTCAAGCAACCTTAA